In Tenuifilum sp. 4138str, a single window of DNA contains:
- a CDS encoding Hsp20/alpha crystallin family protein: MTLVSFYNPLASRRRGFDFERVFDSFVKSASEMANARLSYPAVNIYEEPERFRLEVAAPGYQKDDFKVSIDNDMLKISAEKENNPVEGEAYTRCEFLTGSFERTFVVGKAIDTNKIDARYDNGILTVFLSKRDEAKPQKPRSIKID, from the coding sequence ATGACACTTGTAAGTTTCTACAACCCGCTTGCCTCAAGGAGGAGAGGGTTCGATTTTGAGAGGGTGTTCGATAGCTTTGTTAAATCGGCCAGCGAAATGGCTAATGCCAGGCTCAGCTATCCAGCCGTAAATATCTATGAGGAGCCAGAGCGCTTTCGTTTGGAGGTTGCTGCTCCCGGATACCAAAAGGACGATTTTAAGGTAAGTATCGATAACGATATGCTTAAGATTAGCGCCGAGAAGGAAAATAATCCTGTTGAAGGTGAGGCTTATACCCGCTGCGAGTTCCTAACAGGCTCATTTGAGCGAACCTTTGTTGTTGGAAAGGCTATTGATACCAATAAGATTGATGCCCGTTACGATAATGGCATCCTCACGGTTTTCCTTTCCAAGCGCGATGAGGCTAAGCCACAAAAGCCCAGAAGTATTAAAATTGACTAA